Proteins from one Bradyrhizobium amphicarpaeae genomic window:
- the arsC gene encoding arsenate reductase (glutaredoxin) (This arsenate reductase requires both glutathione and glutaredoxin to convert arsenate to arsenite, after which the efflux transporter formed by ArsA and ArsB can extrude the arsenite from the cell, providing resistance.) → MSVTIYHNPDCGTSRNTLAMIRQSGVEPVVIEYLKTPPSRDRLIALVKAMGIPVRALLREKGTPFRELGLDDPKWSDDELIDQMLAHPILINRPIVITDKGARLCRPSEAVVDLLDHPVGRFVKEDGEVVEAG, encoded by the coding sequence ATGAGTGTCACGATCTATCACAACCCCGATTGCGGCACCTCGCGCAACACGCTGGCGATGATCCGCCAGAGCGGCGTCGAGCCCGTCGTGATCGAGTATCTGAAGACGCCGCCCTCGCGCGACAGACTGATCGCGCTCGTCAAGGCCATGGGGATCCCGGTCCGTGCGCTGCTGCGCGAAAAGGGCACGCCGTTTCGAGAGCTCGGCCTCGACGATCCCAAATGGTCCGACGACGAGTTGATCGACCAGATGCTCGCACATCCCATCCTCATCAACCGGCCGATCGTGATCACGGACAAGGGGGCGCGCTTGTGCCGGCCTTCCGAAGCGGTCGTCGACCTCCTGGATCATCCGGTCGGCCGGTTCGTCAAGGAAGACGGCGAAGTCGTCGAAGCAGGTTAG
- the arsB gene encoding ACR3 family arsenite efflux transporter — MGIFERYLTLWVALCIVVGVALGHVMPGFFGAVAAAEVAKVNLPVAILIWLMIVPMLLKIDFGSLGQVREHWRGVGVTLFINWAVKPFSMALLGSFFIGHLFAPLLPAGQISSYIAGLILLAAAPCTAMVFVWSNLCEGEPHYTLSQVALNDLIMVFLFAPLVGLLLGVASISVPWGTLLLSVLLYIVVPVIVAQLWRKMLLRGSVAGFDRVMRALQPLSLVALLATLVLLFGFQGEQIVRQPLVIAILAVPILVQVYLNAGLAYWLSRRFGVAWCVAAPAALIGASNFFELAVAAAISLFGLDSGAALATVVGVLVEVPVMLSVVRIVKATRGWYEAGASKSTTALEVRQ; from the coding sequence ATGGGCATCTTCGAACGATATCTCACGCTGTGGGTTGCGCTCTGCATCGTCGTCGGCGTCGCGCTGGGGCACGTCATGCCCGGCTTCTTCGGCGCGGTCGCGGCCGCCGAGGTCGCCAAGGTCAATCTGCCGGTCGCAATCCTGATCTGGCTCATGATCGTGCCCATGTTGTTGAAGATCGACTTCGGCTCGCTCGGTCAGGTCCGGGAGCACTGGCGCGGCGTTGGCGTCACCCTCTTCATCAATTGGGCCGTGAAGCCGTTCTCGATGGCGCTGCTTGGCTCCTTCTTCATCGGACACCTCTTTGCGCCGCTGCTGCCGGCCGGCCAGATCTCGTCCTACATCGCCGGCCTGATTCTGCTGGCGGCCGCGCCCTGCACCGCGATGGTGTTCGTGTGGTCGAACTTGTGCGAGGGAGAGCCTCACTACACGCTGAGCCAGGTCGCGTTGAACGATTTGATCATGGTGTTCCTGTTCGCGCCGCTGGTGGGATTGTTGCTCGGTGTGGCCTCGATCAGCGTCCCCTGGGGCACGCTGCTGCTCTCCGTCCTGCTGTACATCGTGGTTCCCGTGATCGTCGCGCAGCTGTGGCGCAAAATGCTGCTTCGAGGCAGCGTCGCCGGCTTCGACCGCGTCATGCGGGCGCTGCAGCCCCTGTCGCTGGTCGCGCTGCTCGCCACATTGGTGCTGCTGTTCGGTTTCCAGGGCGAGCAGATCGTCCGGCAACCGCTCGTCATCGCCATTCTCGCCGTGCCGATCCTCGTCCAGGTCTATCTCAATGCGGGCTTGGCTTACTGGCTGAGCCGACGATTCGGCGTGGCCTGGTGCGTCGCCGCCCCGGCCGCCCTCATCGGCGCGAGCAATTTCTTCGAGCTGGCGGTCGCCGCCGCGATCAGCCTGTTCGGCCTGGATTCCGGCGCCGCGCTGGCGACCGTGGTCGGCGTGCTCGTCGAGGTGCCGGTGATGCTGTCGGTCGTCCGCATCGTCAAGGCGACGCGGGGCTGGTACGAAGCGGGCGCGAGCAAGTCCACCACAGCCTTGGAAGTGCGCCAGTGA
- a CDS encoding arsenate reductase ArsC, which translates to MPDQIYNVLFLCTGNSARSILAESILRKDGADRFRAFSAGSTPKGAVHPLALRTLDAMDYPVDRMRSKSWLEFAAPDAPVMDFVFTVCDNAAGEACPIWPGQPMTAHWGIEDPAAADGSELEKQAAFVTAFRYLKNRIDTFVNLPLRSIDKLSLGTRLREIGRSDGATSNRGDVA; encoded by the coding sequence GTGCCTGACCAGATCTACAACGTGCTGTTCCTGTGTACCGGTAATTCGGCGCGATCCATCCTGGCCGAGTCAATCCTTCGCAAGGACGGCGCCGATCGCTTTCGAGCTTTCTCCGCCGGCAGTACGCCGAAAGGCGCAGTGCATCCGCTCGCGCTGCGCACGCTCGACGCCATGGATTATCCGGTTGATCGGATGCGCTCGAAAAGCTGGCTGGAGTTCGCCGCGCCTGATGCACCGGTGATGGATTTCGTCTTCACCGTCTGCGACAACGCCGCCGGAGAAGCCTGCCCGATCTGGCCAGGCCAACCGATGACCGCCCATTGGGGTATCGAAGACCCTGCTGCTGCCGACGGCTCCGAGTTGGAGAAGCAGGCGGCCTTCGTCACGGCCTTCCGCTATCTCAAGAATCGGATCGACACCTTCGTCAACCTGCCACTGAGGAGCATCGACAAGCTCTCGCTCGGCACCAGGCTGCGCGAGATCGGCCGCTCCGACGGCGCGACGTCCAACCGAGGCGACGTGGCGTGA
- a CDS encoding ArsR/SmtB family transcription factor: protein MENEEAVLALAALAQPTRLEAFRTLVRHEPDGLAAGDLARLLEVPQNTLSAHLAILSRARLVSSERHSRSIVYRVNLDEFRDVALFLLRDCCGGRPEVCNPVVETLQSCCAPKRKERSRA, encoded by the coding sequence ATGGAAAACGAAGAAGCAGTCCTCGCCCTTGCCGCGCTCGCGCAGCCGACCCGCCTCGAGGCCTTCCGGACGCTGGTCCGGCATGAGCCCGACGGCCTTGCTGCCGGCGATCTCGCCCGCCTGCTGGAGGTCCCGCAGAACACGCTCTCCGCGCATCTGGCGATCCTGAGCCGGGCGCGGCTCGTGTCCTCCGAACGGCACAGCCGCTCGATCGTCTACCGCGTCAATCTCGATGAATTCCGCGACGTCGCGCTTTTCCTGCTGCGCGATTGCTGCGGCGGCCGCCCCGAGGTCTGCAACCCCGTCGTCGAGACGCTGCAATCCTGCTGCGCGCCGAAACGGAAGGAGCGAAGCCGTGCCTGA
- a CDS encoding ArsR/SmtB family transcription factor, producing the protein MKIDDAAARMEALGNRTRLQIYRALVRAGHAGMPVGRLQEKLKIPASTLSHHIKTLVAVGLVSQVRESTTLICHANFDAMRGLVDFLAAECCADEAGCKGAQTAA; encoded by the coding sequence ATGAAGATCGACGACGCAGCAGCACGTATGGAAGCTCTCGGCAATCGAACCCGGCTCCAGATCTACCGGGCCCTGGTCCGGGCCGGACATGCGGGCATGCCCGTCGGGCGGTTGCAGGAGAAGCTGAAGATCCCGGCCTCCACGCTGTCGCATCACATCAAGACGCTTGTCGCGGTTGGCCTCGTCAGCCAGGTCAGGGAATCGACCACCCTGATCTGCCACGCCAACTTTGACGCGATGCGCGGCTTGGTCGACTTCCTGGCGGCGGAATGTTGTGCCGACGAAGCCGGATGCAAGGGAGCGCAAACGGCGGCCTGA
- a CDS encoding NAD(P)-binding domain-containing protein: MNASTVAIIGAGPVGLAAAAHVLERGMSPVVLEAGPDAAHAVRQWQHVQLFSPWEYNVDKAAARLLAPTGWNSPDPQAYPTGGELIDRYLAPLATRTRLRDTIRTSSRVTAISRAGFDKATTKGRAQAPFEIRYQNGRGPEVLRADAVIDVSGTWFSPNPAGSNGLPAIGEREQANRIAYGMPDARGAGRARYAGKTVAVLGGGHSALGTLIDLVQLAGEAPGTQAIWLLRGTDPAKAFGGGSNDKLAARGALGATFAALVAAGKIRVESGFGVTHVSESEGRLRISAGSGCGARSVIADELVVSTGFRPDLSFLSELRLRLDPAIEAPVALAPLIDPNEHSCGTVRPHGARELAHDEPGFYLAGMKSYGRAPTFLMMTGYEQVRSIVADIAGDKQAAARVELVLPETGVCTRGGVETADAGCCGGPAKAEISACCAADEIAMKEGRAGCGCS, from the coding sequence ATGAATGCCAGCACAGTCGCCATCATCGGGGCAGGGCCCGTCGGCCTTGCTGCAGCCGCGCACGTTCTCGAACGCGGCATGTCTCCGGTCGTGCTCGAGGCCGGGCCGGACGCCGCGCATGCGGTCCGCCAGTGGCAGCACGTGCAGCTGTTCTCGCCTTGGGAATACAATGTCGACAAGGCGGCGGCGCGGCTGCTCGCGCCGACGGGATGGAATTCGCCGGACCCTCAGGCTTATCCGACCGGCGGCGAACTGATCGACCGGTATCTCGCGCCGCTCGCCACGCGTACGCGGCTCCGCGACACCATCCGCACCTCGAGCCGGGTCACGGCGATCAGCCGCGCCGGCTTCGACAAGGCGACGACGAAGGGCAGGGCGCAGGCACCGTTCGAAATCCGCTATCAGAACGGCAGGGGGCCCGAGGTGCTGCGCGCCGATGCAGTCATCGACGTCTCGGGCACGTGGTTCTCTCCCAATCCCGCCGGCAGCAATGGTTTGCCCGCGATCGGCGAACGCGAGCAGGCAAACCGCATCGCCTATGGCATGCCGGACGCAAGAGGCGCCGGGCGTGCCAGATATGCGGGCAAGACCGTCGCCGTCCTTGGTGGCGGCCATTCCGCGCTGGGCACCCTGATCGATCTCGTTCAGCTCGCAGGTGAGGCGCCCGGCACGCAAGCGATCTGGCTGTTGCGCGGCACCGATCCCGCCAAGGCGTTCGGCGGCGGCAGCAACGACAAGCTGGCTGCGCGCGGCGCCCTCGGAGCCACCTTCGCGGCGCTCGTCGCCGCCGGCAAGATCAGGGTGGAGAGCGGTTTTGGCGTGACCCATGTCTCGGAGTCGGAAGGCCGCCTCCGGATCTCGGCAGGCAGCGGCTGTGGTGCGCGCAGCGTGATTGCCGACGAACTCGTCGTCTCCACCGGCTTCCGTCCCGATCTGTCGTTCCTGTCCGAGCTGCGGCTGCGGCTCGATCCGGCGATCGAAGCGCCAGTCGCGCTCGCGCCGCTGATCGACCCCAACGAGCACAGCTGCGGCACGGTTCGTCCGCATGGCGCGCGAGAGTTGGCCCATGACGAACCCGGCTTTTATCTCGCCGGCATGAAGTCCTATGGCCGCGCGCCGACCTTCCTGATGATGACCGGCTACGAGCAGGTCCGCTCCATCGTGGCCGACATCGCCGGCGACAAGCAGGCCGCCGCGCGCGTCGAGCTGGTGCTGCCGGAGACCGGCGTCTGCACGCGCGGCGGCGTCGAGACGGCAGATGCGGGGTGCTGTGGCGGTCCGGCGAAGGCGGAGATCTCGGCCTGCTGTGCGGCCGATGAGATCGCCATGAAGGAAGGTCGCGCGGGGTGCGGCTGCTCATGA